A part of Deinococcus multiflagellatus genomic DNA contains:
- a CDS encoding ABC transporter permease encodes MAQPRPSLRAGHRSAPGMAAQRTLAIARKEFMQLRRDPVLLRFILIFPVALLVIFGFALNTKVTHIPLVVVDESADRVSQKLRQTLGAEQRFALTTAPSLTTALEQVRQGEARAALHIPGGAIEAVRGDRSLHFTLYVDGSDPTVSSQIRAGASAAAQETAATIAAARALRTGTVSTPPVSPEVKVLFNPDDRTAVYIVPGMIGLILTLVGCLLTAIVIVREREMGTMEGLIATPVRPLEVVLGKITPYFVFGLIDAVLVVLAGVLVFRVPFQGSPLLLAGAMLLFILGSLGVGIVISTFVRTQIQSVFWIIAYFFPSIFLSGLFFPLEGMVQPFGFISQFVPLRHFLELARGVMIRGADLSHLATPMLALALFSAATLLIANFRFRKTL; translated from the coding sequence ATGGCCCAGCCCCGTCCCTCCCTGCGCGCTGGCCACCGTTCCGCGCCCGGCATGGCCGCCCAGCGCACCCTCGCCATTGCCCGCAAGGAATTCATGCAGCTGCGCCGCGACCCCGTGCTGCTGCGCTTTATCCTGATTTTTCCGGTGGCGCTGCTGGTGATTTTCGGCTTTGCGCTGAACACCAAGGTGACCCATATTCCGCTGGTGGTGGTGGACGAATCGGCCGACCGGGTCAGTCAGAAGCTGCGCCAGACCCTGGGCGCGGAGCAGCGCTTCGCCCTGACCACCGCGCCGTCGCTGACCACGGCCCTGGAACAGGTGCGCCAGGGCGAGGCCAGAGCGGCCCTGCACATTCCGGGGGGCGCTATTGAGGCGGTGCGCGGCGACAGGTCGCTGCACTTCACCCTGTACGTGGACGGCTCGGACCCCACCGTCAGTTCGCAGATTCGCGCGGGTGCCTCGGCCGCCGCGCAGGAGACGGCCGCCACCATTGCGGCGGCGCGCGCCCTGCGCACCGGGACGGTCAGCACCCCGCCCGTCTCCCCTGAAGTGAAGGTGCTGTTTAACCCCGATGACCGCACCGCCGTGTACATCGTGCCCGGCATGATCGGCCTGATTCTGACCCTGGTGGGCTGCCTGCTGACGGCCATCGTGATCGTGCGTGAGCGGGAGATGGGCACCATGGAGGGCCTGATTGCCACGCCCGTGCGCCCGCTGGAAGTGGTGCTGGGCAAGATCACGCCGTACTTCGTCTTTGGGCTGATTGACGCGGTGCTGGTGGTGCTGGCCGGCGTGCTGGTGTTCCGGGTGCCGTTTCAGGGCTCGCCGCTGCTGCTGGCCGGCGCCATGCTGCTGTTTATCCTGGGCTCGCTGGGGGTGGGCATCGTAATTTCCACCTTCGTGCGCACCCAGATTCAGAGCGTGTTCTGGATCATCGCCTATTTCTTTCCCAGCATCTTTCTGTCGGGGCTGTTCTTTCCGCTGGAAGGCATGGTGCAGCCCTTTGGCTTTATTTCGCAGTTCGTGCCCCTGCGCCACTTTCTAGAGCTGGCGCGCGGCGTGATGATTCGCGGCGCCGACCTCTCGCACCTTGCCACGCCCATGCTGGCCCTGGCGCTATTCAGCGCCGCCACGCTGCTGATCGCCAACTTCCGCTTCAGGAAGACGCTCTGA
- a CDS encoding ABC transporter ATP-binding protein, with the protein MDAVELRGLTKVYRRGRRSVTVVDHLTLKVPAGIVFGFLGPNGAGKTTTIRMLCGVLAPTSGEAQVAGASLRHPDQIKARIGYANQAASVYGDLSVQENLQFKAALYLPSAEVGPAAERVMARLALEPFRHTAAAQLSGGWRQRLLIGTAIIHSPRVIFLDEPTAAVDPVGRRELWDTIYNLTADGVTVFVSTHYMEEAERCHRIAMIAGGRLLAEGRPEDIRAATPGHFYQFEPANLVEGLHRARTAPGVRGAWISGNAIRLLADGELRAGAWPAGPPPAPALPTLEDAFVALAQRAQFPDQPLPAQGVA; encoded by the coding sequence ATGGACGCGGTGGAACTTCGCGGGCTCACGAAGGTGTACCGGCGCGGGCGGCGCAGCGTTACGGTGGTGGATCACCTGACCCTGAAGGTGCCGGCGGGCATCGTGTTCGGGTTCCTGGGGCCCAACGGTGCGGGCAAAACCACCACCATACGCATGCTCTGCGGCGTGCTGGCCCCCACCAGCGGCGAGGCGCAGGTGGCGGGCGCCAGCCTCCGGCACCCGGACCAGATCAAGGCGCGCATTGGGTACGCCAACCAGGCCGCCAGCGTCTACGGCGACCTGAGCGTGCAGGAAAACCTGCAGTTCAAAGCGGCGCTGTACCTGCCCAGCGCCGAGGTGGGCCCGGCCGCAGAGCGGGTGATGGCCCGGCTGGCGCTGGAACCTTTTCGGCACACCGCCGCCGCGCAGCTGTCTGGCGGCTGGCGCCAGCGCCTGCTGATCGGCACAGCCATCATCCACAGCCCGCGCGTGATCTTTCTGGATGAACCCACCGCCGCCGTGGACCCGGTGGGGCGGCGCGAGCTGTGGGACACCATCTACAACCTGACGGCCGACGGCGTGACCGTGTTCGTGAGCACCCACTACATGGAAGAAGCCGAGCGCTGCCACCGCATTGCCATGATCGCTGGCGGGCGCCTGCTGGCCGAGGGCCGCCCCGAGGACATCCGCGCCGCCACGCCAGGGCACTTCTATCAGTTTGAGCCCGCCAATCTGGTGGAGGGCCTGCACCGCGCGCGCACGGCGCCCGGGGTACGCGGCGCCTGGATCAGCGGCAATGCCATCCGGCTGCTGGCCGACGGGGAGCTGCGCGCGGGGGCGTGGCCGGCGGGGCCTCCCCCCGCTCCCGCCCTGCCTACCCTGGAAGACGCCTTCGTGGCGCTGGCCCAGCGGGCCCAGTTCCCAGACCAACCGCTCCCCGCCCAAGGGGTGGCCTGA
- a CDS encoding TetR/AcrR family transcriptional regulator, giving the protein MSDQDLPAPGARERLLDATIEVMAQEGFGRATTRSISTQAGVAEVTLFRLFKTKANLLVEVFLNLTNRYQEAALSPTGHLEADLQRVAEQYDRLARRHRKLMLRLLPEIAYTPALRKASAPLRQTLLRSLRGLFVHYQEAGHFPGRTPEDLMATFMGPMAGKIFLLGEVFEVETHFDPAQHVADFLHGVARHDNS; this is encoded by the coding sequence ATGTCAGATCAGGACTTACCAGCGCCCGGCGCCCGGGAACGGCTGCTGGACGCCACCATTGAGGTCATGGCGCAAGAAGGGTTTGGGCGGGCCACCACCCGGTCCATTTCCACCCAGGCGGGCGTGGCCGAAGTCACGCTGTTCCGGCTGTTCAAGACCAAGGCGAACCTGCTGGTCGAGGTGTTCCTGAATCTGACCAATAGGTACCAGGAAGCGGCTCTCTCCCCCACGGGCCACCTGGAGGCCGATCTGCAACGGGTGGCCGAACAGTACGACCGTCTGGCCCGGCGCCACCGCAAGCTCATGCTGCGTCTGCTGCCCGAAATTGCTTACACCCCGGCGCTGCGCAAAGCCTCGGCGCCGCTGCGCCAGACCCTGCTGCGCAGCCTGCGCGGCCTCTTCGTGCATTACCAGGAAGCGGGGCACTTTCCAGGCCGCACCCCCGAGGACCTGATGGCCACTTTCATGGGCCCTATGGCCGGCAAAATCTTCCTGCTGGGCGAAGTGTTTGAGGTAGAGACCCATTTTGACCCCGCGCAGCATGTCGCCGAC